From a region of the Ammoniphilus sp. CFH 90114 genome:
- a CDS encoding ABC transporter ATP-binding protein, whose amino-acid sequence MLKNKAIEITGLTKIYKNGRGISNLNLEVDQGDVFGFLGPNGAGKTTAMKMMAGLIKPDSGDVKFFGASIFETYVQAMKDVGCIIETAESYPYLTASDNLKLFARFYPGVDQKRIDECLEITGLIKFKNEKSEKFSLGMKQRLGVAAAILSKPKLLILDEPLNGLDVEGMLDMRKLIKRLAEEEGTTFFISSHLIHDVELTCNRIGVVYGGKLVNVEYTRNILSDYASLENYFVSEVDRNGRV is encoded by the coding sequence GTGTTGAAGAATAAAGCGATAGAAATTACGGGCTTAACCAAGATATATAAAAACGGCCGTGGGATCAGTAATTTGAACCTTGAAGTGGATCAAGGGGATGTCTTTGGTTTCTTGGGACCGAATGGGGCTGGAAAGACAACGGCCATGAAAATGATGGCTGGACTAATTAAGCCGGACAGTGGGGATGTTAAGTTTTTTGGTGCAAGTATATTTGAGACTTACGTTCAGGCGATGAAGGATGTAGGCTGTATTATTGAGACAGCGGAATCTTATCCCTATCTAACGGCGAGTGATAATTTAAAGCTATTCGCAAGATTTTACCCTGGGGTGGACCAGAAGCGAATTGATGAATGCCTGGAAATCACTGGTTTAATTAAATTTAAAAACGAAAAATCAGAGAAGTTTTCGCTTGGGATGAAACAAAGGTTGGGAGTTGCGGCAGCCATTCTGTCCAAGCCTAAGCTGTTGATTCTTGATGAACCATTGAATGGACTCGATGTCGAGGGCATGTTGGATATGCGAAAACTGATTAAGCGACTGGCTGAGGAAGAAGGAACGACGTTTTTTATTTCCAGCCACTTGATTCATGATGTGGAGCTTACTTGTAACCGAATTGGTGTGGTCTATGGCGGCAAGCTGGTCAATGTAGAGTATACCCGAAATATTCTTTCCGATTACGCTTCACTAGAAAACTATTTTGTCAGTGAGGTGGATCGAAATGGTAGGGTTTAA
- a CDS encoding YrdB family protein, whose protein sequence is MLILQMINLGVRFTLELVALWIFGYWAYQMGSTGVTKLLLGASAPLGIAILWGIFGSPKAIYPLTGGLHYLLEFIVFGLPGLLLWFLEKPNWAIVYGVVVAVNKVLMVVWDQ, encoded by the coding sequence ATGCTAATATTACAAATGATCAATCTAGGAGTTCGATTTACATTAGAGCTTGTCGCCCTATGGATCTTTGGCTATTGGGCCTATCAGATGGGTAGCACTGGGGTTACGAAACTTTTGTTAGGCGCAAGCGCTCCTCTTGGAATTGCTATATTGTGGGGAATATTCGGCTCTCCCAAAGCTATTTACCCCCTGACCGGTGGACTCCACTACTTACTTGAATTTATAGTCTTTGGACTGCCCGGCTTGCTATTATGGTTTTTGGAAAAACCAAACTGGGCGATCGTCTATGGAGTTGTAGTTGCAGTAAATAAGGTGTTGATGGTAGTCTGGGACCAGTAA
- a CDS encoding DUF1450 domain-containing protein, translating to MGIVIVEVCNANFITAFDLEELEQEFPEASVIRMECLNLCGLCSRSPYALVNGKRVFAKTIEECVKLIKERIKEELAEF from the coding sequence ATTGGGATTGTGATTGTGGAAGTGTGCAATGCAAACTTCATTACCGCTTTCGATTTAGAGGAATTGGAACAAGAGTTCCCAGAGGCATCGGTCATTCGAATGGAATGTCTTAATCTTTGCGGCTTATGCAGTCGAAGTCCGTATGCCTTAGTCAATGGGAAAAGAGTCTTCGCCAAAACAATAGAAGAGTGTGTTAAATTAATCAAAGAAAGAATAAAAGAGGAGTTAGCTGAATTTTAA
- a CDS encoding MmcQ/YjbR family DNA-binding protein yields the protein MSHDKNLKSEKGMEMLKEVRQICGEFPEVEEIIDGFGHTTFKVRQKSFVMMGENEEGVVGLSFKSDRETQELLLQQARYVKTPYIGHHGWVSIKSEEPIDWDELTGLIKEAYLKAAPKRLAKELLKQGS from the coding sequence ATGAGTCACGATAAAAATTTGAAATCAGAAAAGGGTATGGAGATGTTGAAGGAAGTACGGCAAATTTGCGGAGAGTTTCCTGAGGTGGAGGAAATCATAGACGGTTTCGGTCACACTACCTTCAAAGTCAGGCAGAAATCGTTTGTGATGATGGGGGAAAATGAAGAGGGGGTAGTCGGCCTATCTTTTAAGTCGGATCGGGAAACTCAAGAGCTTCTTCTACAGCAAGCGAGATATGTCAAAACACCGTATATCGGTCACCACGGTTGGGTGTCGATTAAGTCTGAAGAACCTATAGATTGGGATGAACTCACTGGCTTAATCAAAGAGGCGTATCTTAAAGCAGCACCGAAAAGACTGGCGAAGGAACTTTTAAAGCAAGGATCGTAA
- a CDS encoding ABC transporter permease translates to MVGFKPAFINEIVKLLKKKKIVAAAILSILAVLIGQVAVTAIKHGLGLRVVGSTEFPLVVLSIFIYTILPLFATFVAIDMFNGEFSSNTMKITLTRPVSRLGVYSAKVATLALFILANLMFVMILSILAGLLFNPSSASLIGIIRVVLAYSATFLPVFVFALLVVLLSNLIRGGLAVFFLSIIVFIGFKFLGIVFSTYSSFFITTMFDWYTLWISETMNGYKIFRQILIMAGSGIMFFTAGYYLFDRKDI, encoded by the coding sequence ATGGTAGGGTTTAAACCAGCGTTTATTAATGAAATTGTAAAGTTGTTGAAAAAGAAAAAAATTGTGGCAGCTGCCATACTCTCTATTCTTGCCGTCTTAATCGGTCAAGTCGCTGTGACGGCGATTAAGCATGGCCTGGGTCTGCGCGTAGTAGGTAGTACGGAATTTCCTTTAGTGGTCTTATCGATCTTTATTTATACGATCTTGCCTTTGTTTGCCACCTTCGTCGCGATCGATATGTTTAACGGAGAATTCTCCTCCAATACCATGAAAATCACACTAACAAGACCGGTTTCTAGGCTTGGAGTATATAGTGCCAAGGTAGCGACCTTAGCCTTGTTTATCCTTGCGAATCTGATGTTTGTCATGATTCTATCGATCCTGGCGGGGTTATTGTTTAATCCTTCTTCTGCCAGTTTGATCGGAATCATCCGAGTAGTTTTAGCTTACTCTGCCACGTTTTTACCGGTGTTCGTGTTTGCTTTACTTGTGGTCTTGCTGTCTAATCTCATAAGGGGAGGACTGGCTGTATTTTTCCTCTCGATTATTGTTTTTATCGGGTTTAAGTTCCTGGGTATTGTTTTTTCAACTTACTCGAGCTTCTTTATCACCACTATGTTTGACTGGTATACCCTTTGGATATCCGAAACGATGAATGGATATAAAATATTTCGCCAGATCTTAATTATGGCAGGAAGTGGTATAATGTTCTTTACGGCGGGATATTATTTGTTTGACCGCAAGGATATATAG
- a CDS encoding aspartyl-phosphate phosphatase Spo0E family protein, with product MSMVKVEEIEELLQEIEMLRMQLNRLTLSKGILDSEVIQVSQKLDELLNRYDSYRRVPFFSWMSFVGVKKAEWRIT from the coding sequence ATGTCCATGGTTAAAGTAGAGGAAATTGAGGAGCTGCTGCAAGAGATTGAAATGTTGCGCATGCAGCTAAATCGACTGACCTTGTCTAAAGGGATCTTAGATTCAGAAGTCATTCAAGTAAGTCAAAAGCTTGATGAGCTATTGAATCGCTATGATTCTTATAGACGAGTCCCTTTTTTTTCATGGATGTCCTTTGTCGGAGTAAAGAAAGCAGAGTGGAGAATAACCTGA
- a CDS encoding response regulator transcription factor → MKSILIVEDDHSIADLQKDYLELSGFSVRIVHSGTDGLKALEKETFHLIILDIMLPGMDGFELLKIIREKEDIPVLLVSARAEEIYKIKGLGLGADDYITKPFSSGELVARVQAHLNKFERMKERFGKGDDGSKIVVRGLEVQKEARRVFIDGKEVTMAHKEFDLLLFLLQNANRVFSKDELFERIWGMDALGDASTVTVHIARIREKIEENPSKPQYIGTVWGSGYRFIV, encoded by the coding sequence ATGAAAAGCATATTGATTGTAGAGGACGATCACAGTATTGCAGATCTTCAAAAGGATTATCTAGAACTGAGCGGCTTTTCCGTAAGAATTGTGCATAGTGGAACTGACGGCTTGAAGGCCCTCGAGAAAGAAACGTTCCATCTTATTATTCTAGATATCATGCTGCCGGGAATGGATGGATTCGAGCTATTGAAGATCATCCGGGAAAAAGAAGATATTCCCGTGCTTCTTGTTTCCGCAAGAGCGGAAGAAATCTATAAAATTAAAGGTCTTGGTCTAGGTGCAGACGATTATATTACGAAGCCTTTCAGCTCGGGCGAGTTGGTGGCCCGGGTTCAAGCTCACCTCAACAAGTTCGAGAGGATGAAAGAGAGGTTCGGGAAGGGGGACGATGGGAGTAAGATCGTAGTTAGAGGGCTAGAGGTGCAAAAAGAGGCCAGACGAGTCTTCATAGATGGAAAAGAGGTGACGATGGCTCACAAGGAATTCGACCTGCTTTTGTTCCTCTTGCAAAACGCAAACCGGGTATTCAGCAAAGATGAGCTGTTTGAGAGGATATGGGGGATGGATGCGCTTGGTGACGCCTCTACGGTTACGGTCCATATCGCTCGAATCCGAGAGAAAATCGAAGAAAATCCGTCCAAGCCTCAATATATCGGTACGGTGTGGGGCTCTGGGTATAGGTTTATCGTGTGA
- a CDS encoding zinc ribbon domain-containing protein: MKSIKPGRGPSALGAAGSVGAVLFGVLWTIIAFSITRDSPFPLVGTIFPLFGLIFIGIGIANAVFHYKNATSKNRMSLLDITDHHEEPDPLNMRFHGRTKPNTESPTNHEPVRRVEGEFCPYCGTKVKADFNFCPKCGKDI, from the coding sequence ATGAAAAGTATTAAACCAGGTCGAGGACCTTCTGCCTTAGGGGCTGCGGGAAGTGTAGGGGCCGTCCTTTTTGGTGTTCTTTGGACGATCATCGCTTTCAGTATTACGCGGGATTCTCCGTTTCCGTTGGTTGGAACCATCTTCCCCTTGTTCGGCCTCATTTTTATCGGGATCGGAATTGCCAATGCTGTATTCCATTATAAAAATGCCACATCTAAAAATAGAATGTCCCTCTTGGATATCACAGATCACCATGAGGAGCCCGATCCACTAAACATGAGGTTTCATGGTAGAACAAAGCCCAACACCGAATCTCCCACTAACCATGAACCGGTCCGGAGAGTTGAAGGGGAGTTTTGTCCTTATTGCGGTACCAAAGTAAAGGCTGATTTTAACTTTTGTCCAAAATGTGGGAAAGACATATAA
- a CDS encoding cell wall metabolism sensor histidine kinase WalK: protein MQLTKRFFLMNAMAVMVSIALTVLAVILFVAAYTRIIGPEADMNDLKRIFEVRSGLGEIKRAAISMEFEQLLDQQYQQELSNQVKAIGADAVILKNREVLYSTRKFKEIDIEKSLMLSDRAPDQDTIELDGRTFMFSRADYRLHTGDKGVFLLLAPVQLKANFYLFLGVFTISFFILSFLISNFWVSYRFSRGIIAPVSRLKDAAVKISEGDLSGGITEEGEGEVKELCRTLELMRIKLKESIYLQQKYDENRTFLISSISHDLKTPVTSIKGYIEGIIDGVAHTPEKRQAYLETARSKAILVNAMIDDLLLYSKLDLGQIPYHFERTDLAQYFEDCAEDYHYEYEKANMKLTLINELKEPVMVSIDRERLKRVVQNILDNAKKFMEKADGRVDILLRETRTSAIIEIRDNGRGIPEEDLPHIFDRFYRADPSRKSADGSGLGLAIAKQIVEGHEGKIWVASTVGVGTRMMISLKKYE from the coding sequence ATGCAATTAACCAAACGCTTTTTTCTTATGAATGCCATGGCCGTGATGGTTTCTATTGCTTTAACTGTTCTCGCTGTTATCCTCTTTGTTGCTGCCTATACGAGGATCATTGGCCCGGAAGCGGATATGAATGATTTGAAAAGAATCTTTGAGGTGAGGTCAGGGCTCGGTGAAATCAAAAGGGCAGCGATCTCCATGGAGTTCGAACAGTTGCTTGATCAACAGTATCAACAAGAGTTATCTAATCAGGTGAAGGCCATCGGGGCAGATGCGGTGATATTAAAGAACAGAGAGGTTCTGTACTCCACGAGGAAGTTTAAAGAAATTGATATCGAAAAGAGCTTGATGTTGTCGGATCGGGCACCGGATCAGGATACGATAGAGCTCGATGGCAGAACCTTTATGTTTTCAAGGGCAGACTATCGGCTCCATACGGGAGATAAGGGCGTCTTTCTGTTGCTTGCGCCTGTCCAACTGAAGGCAAATTTCTATCTGTTCTTAGGGGTTTTTACGATTAGCTTTTTTATTCTTTCCTTTTTGATCTCTAATTTTTGGGTATCGTACCGCTTCTCACGGGGGATCATTGCGCCTGTTTCTAGGCTTAAGGATGCCGCGGTAAAAATTAGTGAAGGGGATTTAAGTGGAGGGATTACAGAGGAAGGCGAAGGAGAGGTCAAGGAACTCTGCCGGACGCTGGAATTGATGCGGATAAAGTTGAAGGAATCCATTTATCTGCAGCAAAAATACGACGAGAATCGAACGTTCTTGATCTCAAGTATCTCCCACGACTTGAAGACTCCTGTGACATCGATCAAAGGATACATTGAAGGGATTATCGACGGGGTGGCGCACACACCCGAAAAAAGGCAAGCCTACTTAGAAACAGCCCGATCCAAGGCGATACTGGTGAACGCCATGATTGACGATCTTCTGTTGTACTCAAAACTCGATCTGGGTCAGATTCCTTACCATTTTGAGAGAACCGATCTAGCTCAATATTTTGAGGATTGTGCTGAGGACTATCATTATGAATACGAAAAAGCCAACATGAAACTGACCTTAATCAACGAACTGAAGGAACCTGTCATGGTTTCTATTGATAGAGAACGGTTGAAACGGGTCGTTCAAAATATCTTAGACAATGCTAAAAAGTTCATGGAAAAAGCGGACGGACGGGTGGATATCCTCTTAAGGGAAACCCGAACATCAGCGATTATAGAAATTCGAGACAATGGAAGAGGCATACCGGAGGAGGATCTCCCCCATATTTTCGATCGATTCTACCGTGCCGATCCATCGAGAAAGAGTGCCGACGGCAGCGGGCTCGGCCTTGCAATTGCGAAACAAATTGTGGAAGGTCACGAAGGGAAGATTTGGGTTGCGAGTACGGTCGGAGTTGGAACCCGCATGATGATTTCTCTGAAAAAGTATGAGTAG
- a CDS encoding LLM class flavin-dependent oxidoreductase translates to MEIGISTFVETTPDVDTGEVISHAQRLREVVEEIILADQVGLDVFGVGEHHREDFAASSPAIVLAAAAPQTKRIRLTSAVTVLSSADPVRVFQDFATLDGISNGRAEIMAGRGSFIESFPLFGYDLNDYDELFEEKLELLLKIRESEKVTWKGGHRPAIQNRGVYPRPIQNPLPVWIGSGGNAESVIRAGLLGLPLVLAIIGGSPLQFAPLVELYKKAAAQAGHDPAKLPVASHSHGFIAEDTQAAADKFFPSTQYVMNVIGRERGWGPYTRRSYDAARRFEGALYVGDPETVAEKIIHLRKQVGITRFMLHVPVGSMPHGDVMRAIELLGKEVAPRVRDEIARWEAEEGL, encoded by the coding sequence ATGGAAATTGGGATTAGTACATTTGTTGAGACGACTCCGGATGTTGATACGGGAGAGGTTATTAGCCATGCACAGCGTTTGCGTGAGGTGGTTGAGGAGATTATCCTCGCTGATCAAGTAGGGTTGGATGTTTTTGGTGTGGGCGAGCATCACCGGGAGGATTTTGCCGCGTCATCTCCTGCTATTGTGCTGGCAGCAGCAGCACCACAAACGAAACGAATTCGGTTGACGAGTGCCGTAACCGTACTTTCCTCTGCTGATCCGGTACGCGTGTTTCAAGATTTTGCGACCTTGGATGGCATTTCAAATGGTCGGGCTGAGATTATGGCGGGTCGTGGTTCTTTTATCGAGTCTTTTCCTCTGTTTGGTTATGATTTGAACGATTACGATGAGCTTTTCGAGGAAAAGCTGGAGTTGTTATTGAAGATCCGTGAGTCAGAAAAAGTGACCTGGAAAGGGGGGCATCGGCCAGCTATTCAAAATCGAGGAGTATACCCACGCCCGATCCAGAATCCTTTACCCGTGTGGATTGGCAGCGGTGGCAATGCAGAATCGGTAATACGGGCTGGTTTGTTAGGACTGCCGCTTGTTCTTGCTATTATTGGTGGAAGTCCATTGCAATTTGCTCCGTTGGTTGAACTGTATAAGAAGGCAGCGGCCCAGGCTGGTCATGACCCTGCGAAGTTACCTGTTGCGTCCCATTCTCACGGCTTTATTGCAGAGGATACACAGGCGGCGGCCGATAAATTTTTCCCTTCTACGCAATATGTCATGAACGTGATAGGACGGGAACGAGGATGGGGACCTTATACCCGTAGAAGTTACGATGCGGCTCGAAGATTTGAAGGGGCCTTGTACGTTGGGGATCCAGAGACAGTAGCTGAGAAGATCATTCACCTACGAAAGCAGGTTGGAATCACTCGCTTTATGCTTCACGTACCTGTGGGGTCGATGCCACATGGGGACGTGATGAGAGCTATTGAGTTGTTGGGAAAGGAAGTGGCACCACGAGTGCGGGATGAAATCGCGAGATGGGAAGCAGAAGAGGGGCTGTAA
- a CDS encoding DMT family transporter: protein MKQEESSRSIGLPLLISIIAISFAAIFVKWSDAPATILSMYRMWLASLLLTPIVWIKREEFKKLTKKDWGLLALSGLFLALHFALWFGSLKLTTVASSTIILALQPIVALVGGFILYKERTNISSLMTMGIAVIGAIMVGWGDFGLSKEAILGDILSFLSVIAVVGYLLIGQSTVRKVSHWIYTFCVFFFASIMLSAYNLGTGVAFGGYEAKEWGIFLLLAIVPTISHVINNWLLNYVNTTTISMSILGEPVGATALAAILLGELLVGWQIAGGLLVLIGVFCFLIQQQKPIPIKEAA from the coding sequence ATGAAACAGGAAGAATCTTCGAGATCGATTGGCTTGCCATTACTCATCTCTATTATCGCAATATCGTTCGCGGCCATTTTCGTTAAATGGTCAGATGCACCAGCCACTATTTTAAGTATGTACCGCATGTGGCTTGCCTCTCTCCTCTTAACCCCCATCGTTTGGATCAAACGGGAGGAGTTTAAAAAATTAACTAAAAAAGATTGGGGCTTGTTAGCTCTTTCTGGTTTGTTCTTGGCTTTACACTTTGCCCTTTGGTTCGGCTCTCTGAAGTTAACCACCGTAGCAAGCTCAACCATTATCTTAGCTTTGCAACCTATTGTGGCGTTAGTCGGCGGTTTTATATTATATAAAGAAAGAACCAACATTTCATCTCTGATGACAATGGGCATTGCCGTGATTGGAGCCATTATGGTGGGCTGGGGAGATTTTGGATTAAGCAAGGAAGCCATACTGGGTGATATTCTTTCCTTCCTAAGTGTCATTGCGGTGGTGGGCTACTTGTTAATCGGACAAAGCACCGTCAGAAAAGTATCGCACTGGATTTATACCTTCTGCGTATTTTTCTTTGCTTCCATTATGTTATCTGCTTACAACTTAGGTACAGGAGTTGCTTTTGGCGGATATGAGGCAAAGGAGTGGGGGATCTTTCTCCTATTGGCAATCGTTCCTACCATTTCACATGTCATTAACAACTGGCTGTTAAACTATGTCAATACAACGACCATCTCTATGAGTATTTTAGGTGAACCCGTCGGAGCGACAGCCTTAGCCGCGATTCTTTTAGGTGAGCTGCTTGTTGGTTGGCAGATTGCCGGAGGCCTTCTCGTTCTAATCGGAGTTTTTTGCTTCTTAATCCAACAACAAAAACCAATACCGATTAAAGAAGCAGCGTAA
- a CDS encoding pentapeptide repeat-containing protein yields MSQAVQWRAECENCFGLCCVALPYAKSADFAIEKDGGTPCRNLQLDYRCGIHKDLRNKGFKGCTVYECFGAGQKVSQVTYGGKDWREQPAQAKEMYQVFPIMQQLHEMLHYLQEALTYKEAESIHDELRQVFEETEQLTKLSPEKILKLDLSRHRAVVSPLLLQTSEFVRVKVNPGKIKKGSDFIGAKLRGANLRGLSFRGALLIAADLRDADLRMTDFIGADLRDADLSGANLIGSVFLTQAQVNAANGNKHTKLPTNLTLPDHWRT; encoded by the coding sequence ATGTCCCAAGCCGTCCAATGGCGTGCGGAATGTGAAAATTGTTTTGGATTATGTTGTGTCGCTTTACCCTATGCGAAGTCAGCTGACTTTGCCATTGAAAAAGACGGGGGCACTCCCTGTAGAAACTTACAATTGGACTATCGCTGTGGGATTCATAAAGATTTGCGAAATAAGGGGTTTAAAGGTTGTACAGTATATGAATGCTTCGGCGCAGGTCAAAAGGTTTCCCAAGTCACTTACGGGGGGAAGGATTGGCGAGAGCAACCCGCTCAAGCGAAGGAGATGTATCAAGTGTTTCCGATTATGCAACAACTTCACGAGATGCTTCACTATCTACAGGAAGCATTGACATATAAAGAAGCCGAGTCGATTCATGATGAACTAAGGCAAGTGTTTGAGGAGACGGAACAGCTCACCAAGCTAAGTCCAGAAAAAATTTTGAAGTTAGATCTATCCCGTCATCGTGCTGTGGTTAGTCCACTGCTTCTCCAAACGAGTGAATTCGTACGAGTAAAGGTCAATCCGGGAAAGATCAAAAAGGGGAGCGACTTCATCGGTGCGAAATTAAGAGGGGCTAACCTTAGAGGTCTCAGCTTTAGAGGAGCTTTGCTTATTGCGGCTGACTTGCGCGATGCTGACTTGAGAATGACGGACTTTATTGGGGCAGACCTAAGAGATGCCGATTTAAGTGGAGCCAATTTAATAGGAAGCGTATTTTTAACCCAAGCCCAAGTGAACGCGGCAAATGGGAATAAGCATACAAAATTGCCAACAAATTTAACCCTTCCTGATCATTGGAGAACATAA
- a CDS encoding PhzF family phenazine biosynthesis protein yields MNTIQVYHYDAFTTLPHKGNPAGVVLNAEHLTEEEMQSIAEKVGFNETAFALPSEQADVRIRFFSPGTEMDLCGHATVATMYALKSRGLLRDQTEFTIETKAGILSIKTSSNEDGLYITMRQAAPQFLEFQGSLKQLAFSMGIKEEDLDTSLPIMYGSTGVWTLLVPINSLAVCQRMKPNNPLFPDILKEMPRASVHPFCLETYDNLAQMHGRHFSSPFSGTIEDPVTGTASGVMGAYYARYIAKEPDASFELLIEQGQEMGKDGKVLVTVNEGNIVEITGSAVLVRDFEVLI; encoded by the coding sequence TTGAATACCATACAGGTTTATCACTATGATGCGTTCACTACGCTGCCTCACAAAGGAAATCCGGCGGGAGTCGTGCTGAATGCTGAACATCTAACGGAAGAAGAGATGCAGTCCATAGCAGAAAAAGTGGGATTTAATGAAACGGCTTTTGCCCTTCCATCGGAACAAGCGGATGTAAGAATTCGCTTCTTCTCTCCGGGTACAGAGATGGACCTTTGCGGTCACGCAACCGTTGCCACGATGTATGCTTTGAAGTCTAGAGGTTTGTTAAGGGATCAAACGGAATTTACGATTGAAACGAAAGCAGGGATCTTATCCATTAAGACGAGTTCAAACGAGGACGGACTTTACATTACGATGAGACAAGCAGCTCCTCAGTTTTTAGAGTTTCAAGGCTCTTTAAAGCAATTAGCTTTTTCAATGGGGATCAAAGAAGAAGATCTCGACACCAGCCTACCCATTATGTATGGAAGTACAGGGGTTTGGACGCTCCTAGTTCCAATCAACAGTCTTGCGGTCTGTCAACGAATGAAACCCAATAACCCGCTTTTTCCTGACATTCTCAAGGAAATGCCGAGAGCATCCGTCCATCCTTTTTGTCTAGAGACTTATGATAACCTTGCCCAGATGCATGGTCGTCATTTTTCATCTCCGTTTTCCGGAACAATCGAGGATCCGGTCACGGGTACGGCATCAGGTGTGATGGGCGCCTATTACGCCAGATATATAGCAAAGGAGCCCGATGCTTCCTTTGAACTCTTGATTGAGCAGGGACAGGAGATGGGGAAGGATGGTAAAGTGCTTGTCACGGTGAATGAGGGTAACATCGTGGAGATTACAGGGAGTGCCGTTTTGGTTCGTGATTTTGAGGTTTTGATCTAG
- a CDS encoding DMT family transporter yields MQGILFSLMAGVFICLQSVFNANASMKIGLWQTNVIVHGLGFIVSLLIFMIIRDGSLSQLQDVNKLYLLGGAFGVLIIFSVMKGITFLGAAYAVAIILISQLLLAFFIDSFGWFGVEKMPLTTNKIMGIVIMIVGILVFQYK; encoded by the coding sequence ATGCAAGGAATACTATTTTCTTTAATGGCGGGTGTGTTTATTTGTTTGCAAAGTGTGTTTAATGCCAATGCAAGTATGAAAATTGGTTTATGGCAAACCAATGTGATCGTTCATGGATTAGGATTTATTGTATCTCTCTTGATTTTCATGATCATAAGGGATGGAAGTCTAAGTCAACTGCAAGATGTGAACAAGCTTTATCTTTTAGGCGGGGCGTTTGGTGTCTTGATTATCTTTAGTGTGATGAAAGGCATTACTTTTTTGGGTGCTGCTTATGCTGTCGCCATCATTCTCATTTCACAATTGCTGCTAGCCTTCTTTATCGATTCCTTTGGCTGGTTTGGAGTAGAGAAAATGCCATTAACAACAAATAAAATCATGGGTATTGTCATTATGATCGTTGGTATTTTGGTGTTTCAGTATAAGTAG